GCTGTTAACTCCAAAATGCCTCTCAGGATAACTACTTCTTTATATTGTGGAGAAAGTTGATGGATTGCTTTATATAATTGATGAATCTCTTGATTAAGGATAGTTTGTTCTTCCAATTCATTTGAATATTTTGGCTCGCGGAGAACTAAGTGCTTGATCTTCTCCCATACTTTCCTTCTCCGGTAACCATCAACAACCTTATTTCTTGCAATAGAAATCAACCACGTTTTCGGATGAGATTGACCTCTGAACCCTGACATTTTTTTCATAGCAATCATAAAGGTTTCTTGTACAAGATCCTCGACGTCCATCGAGCCTATATAGTAAGTAAGGAAGCTTGTGATATCCCTTTCGTACAGTTGAAACCACTCCTCGATTTTATGGTTCGTCACACGATTTCCCCCCCTTTGTTTATTAGACGATTCACTATGTAAAATATTACAGATAACTAAGAAGAGATATTACTTCAAGGTACAGTAAAAGAACTTCACCAATTTCTTCTCCTCCCAAAAAAACTCCTTTTACCAACTTAAAAGAAGTTTTGGTAAAAAGAGTTCTTGATTTCAACTTATATAGTAGATACATTCAATACTTATTTATTAAGTCAACTTTTCTTGACGAAACACTCGTTACT
This region of Sporosarcina sp. ANT_H38 genomic DNA includes:
- a CDS encoding RNA polymerase sigma factor — encoded protein: MTNHKIEEWFQLYERDITSFLTYYIGSMDVEDLVQETFMIAMKKMSGFRGQSHPKTWLISIARNKVVDGYRRRKVWEKIKHLVLREPKYSNELEEQTILNQEIHQLYKAIHQLSPQYKEVVILRGILELTAKEVSEVMKSNVNHVNVMFHRALKQLREILVEGGFPYEENGELTRKSEKTS